In the genome of Dermacentor silvarum isolate Dsil-2018 chromosome 1, BIME_Dsil_1.4, whole genome shotgun sequence, one region contains:
- the LOC119437399 gene encoding proteasome subunit alpha type-3 gives MSSIGTGYDLSASQFSPDGRVFQVEYAQKAVENSGTAVALRGRDGVVFAVEKLVTSKLYEAGANKRIFTVDKHVGVAVAGLLADAKQVVETARVEASNYRSEYGSAIPLSYLKDRVGLYMHAYTLYSAVRPFGCGVLLGSYDTDGPQLFCIDPSGTSWGYFGCAIGKARQAAKTEMEKLNSKDLDCRQLIKEAARIIYVVHDEVKDKNFELELSWVCKESDGQHEFVPKDVYHEAETHAKTALEEESDTDDEM, from the exons ATGAGTTCAATCGGAACGGGCTACGATCTCTCGGCGTCGCAATTCTCGCCGGACGGGCGCGTGTTTCAGGTGGAGTACGCTCAGAAGGCGGTCGAGAATAGCGGCACGGCCGTAGCCCTGCGAGGCCGCGACGGAGTCGTTTTTGCCGTCGAGAAGCTCGTTACCTCGAAGCTGTACGAGGCAGGAGCTAACAAGCGCATTTTCACCGTCGACAAGCACGTAGGAGTGGCTGTTGCGGGGCTCCTCGCGGACGCCAAGCAG GTGGTGGAGACGGCACGTGTGGAAGCATCCAACTACCGCTCTGAGTACGGTTCAGCCATCCCGCTAAGCTACCTGAAGGACCGCGTTGGGCTGTACATGCATGCGTACACCCTGTACAGTGCGGTGCGTCCCTTTGGCTGTGGCGTGCTTCTTGGCAGCTACGACACGGATGGGCCACAGCTCTTCTGCATTGATCCATCGGGCACATCATGGGGCTACTTTGGATGCGCCATCGGCAAGGCACGCCAAGCTGCCAAAACTGAGATGGAGAAGCTGAATTCAAAAGACCTGGACTGCAGGCAGCTCATTAAGGAAGCGGCCAGGATCATCTACGTTGTCCATGATGAGGTCAAGGACAAGAACTTTGAGCTGGAGCTCAGCTGGGTCTGCAAGGAGTCTGATGGGCAGCATGAGTTTGTGCCCAAGGATGTCTACCATGAAGCAGAAACACATGCCAAGACTGCACTTGAAGAAGAATCGGACACAGATGACGAAATGTGA